CCCAGGACCGGATAGAGGCGTACCTGGAGCTGTCAGCGGAGAGCGGCAGCACGCCCGTCGTTTTGGACAGTGGATCGGACTTGGATGCTGGCACGCGTGGGGCAGAGCATTTCCTCGAAATGGACAACCCGCCGACGGCGATCATCGCGGCCAATGACATGGTGGCCTTTGCGGTCATCTCGGCCCTCGGCAAGAGCGGCGTGCGTGTTCCGGAGGACGTGTCGGTCATCGGTTTCGATGGTCTGGCCCTTGGAGCCCGGTTCAACCCTCCTCTGACAACGGTGCGGCAGCCGATCGCCGACATGGGCCACATCGCCATCGAACTGGCTGAGAAGCAGAATATCGACGGCTCCGTGGACCACATCGTCCTCGAGCCTGAGCTTCTGGTCCGTGGCTCCACCTCGGGACCGCGCGCATGACCGCGCAAATGGATGGCGCCCCAGCAGAAACACTGCGGCGGCTGCCGGGGCTCCAGCACACGGACCACGTCGGCCTGACCGTCCCCAACCTTGAGGAAGGTATCCGGTTCTTCGTCGACGTGCTCGGGGCCGAGGAACTGTACCGCTCAGAGCGGGGTCCCGACGAAGAATTCATGCCCACAAACTTTGACGTCCCGGCAGACGCGAAACTCACGCTGGCCATGCTGCGACTGCCCCCGAACCTCAATATTGAACTCTTCGAATGGAGCAGTGCTGAGCGGCGCGAAACCCCGCCGCGGCATTGTGATGCCGGCGGACACCACCTGTGCTTCGTCGTGGACGACGTCGATGAAGCGCTCGCCGTGCTCCGGGAAATACCTGGGGTACGGGTGCTCGGTGAGCGCAAAGAAGTCGCAGGCGATAGCCCGCGCGTAGCCGGCAACCGCTGGACTTACTTCCTTACCCCCTGGGGCCTGCTGATGGAGATCGTCGACCGGTCCCGCGTCGCAGCCCCACCGCGGCTGGTCGGTCCCGCGGACTGGGCAGCGGCTCCAAACACTTCCAGA
The Arthrobacter sp. PGP41 genome window above contains:
- a CDS encoding VOC family protein, whose protein sequence is MTAQMDGAPAETLRRLPGLQHTDHVGLTVPNLEEGIRFFVDVLGAEELYRSERGPDEEFMPTNFDVPADAKLTLAMLRLPPNLNIELFEWSSAERRETPPRHCDAGGHHLCFVVDDVDEALAVLREIPGVRVLGERKEVAGDSPRVAGNRWTYFLTPWGLLMEIVDRSRVAAPPRLVGPADWAAAPNTSRKDTQ